A single genomic interval of Hevea brasiliensis isolate MT/VB/25A 57/8 chromosome 4, ASM3005281v1, whole genome shotgun sequence harbors:
- the LOC110650854 gene encoding transcription factor MYBS3, which yields MGRKCSHCGNRGHNSRTCTFQKESLRLFGVQLNLTSSSSSSSSSSSSSSSLAELRKSFSVECLSSSSTSSSSTCSRSSLITVGENIDKFSKGYLSDGLLGQPQERKKGVPWSEEEHRIFLLGLQKLGKGDWIGISKNFVTTRTPTQVASHAQKYFLRQNSLNKRKRRPSLFDMGNGQSSIQSLNVSKLTESNSNIYGAGFAMKATEASPFDHQHSTLPIKY from the exons ATGGGCAGGAAATGTTCTCACTGTGGGAATAGAGGACATAATTCAAGAACTTGCACCTTTCAGAAAGAAAGTCTCAGGCTTTTTGGAGTACAACTAAAcctaacttcttcttcttcttcttcttcttcttcttcttcttcttcttcctctcttgcTGAATTGAGGAAGAGTTTTAGTGTAGAATGCTTGTCATCCTCAtcaacatcatcttcttcaactTGTTCCAGATCTTCGCTAATCACTGTGGGAGAAAATATTGATAAATTCTCTAAAGGTTATCTCTCTGATGGTCTGCTTGGGCAACCCCAAGAAAGGAAGAAGG GTGTGCCATGGAGCGAAGAGGAGCACAGGATCTTTCTATTAGGGCTCCAAAAGCTAGGGAAGGGCGATTGGATCGGTATTTCTAAGAACTTTGTCACCACAAGAACTCCAACCCAAGTTGCCAGTCATGCACAGAAATATTTTCTCAGACAAAACAGCCTTAACAAAAGAAAACGCCGTCCTAGCCTCTTCGAT ATGGGCAATGGCCAATCTTCAATTCAATCCCTGAACGTTTCCAAGCTAACAGAAAGTAACAGTAATATTTATGGTGCTGGGTTTGCAATGAAGGCGACAGAAGCTTCTCCTTTTGATCATCAACATTCCACATTGCCTATTAAGTACTGA